In one Zobellia galactanivorans genomic region, the following are encoded:
- the secG gene encoding preprotein translocase subunit SecG encodes MSTFTIFLILIIIVCFLLILVIMVQNPKGGGLSSSFGGGGSQIVGGVKKTGDFLDKSTWTLAILLVVLILASNVALKGNYSDMDSKLLNGDGIETVVPEALPETVPQEAPAPTSSPADSL; translated from the coding sequence ATGAGTACGTTTACCATTTTTTTAATACTTATCATTATAGTTTGCTTTTTGCTGATATTGGTCATCATGGTTCAAAACCCTAAAGGTGGCGGACTATCATCTTCTTTTGGTGGTGGCGGCAGTCAAATCGTAGGCGGTGTAAAAAAGACAGGGGATTTCCTCGACAAAAGTACATGGACGTTAGCCATACTACTCGTTGTTTTAATTCTAGCCTCTAACGTTGCCCTTAAAGGCAACTATAGCGACATGGACTCTAAACTCTTAAACGGAGACGGCATTGAGACCGTTGTTCCAGAAGCTCTACCGGAAACTGTGCCACAAGAGGCACCTGCACCGACAAGTAGTCCTGCCGACAGCTTATAA
- a CDS encoding co-chaperone GroES gives MAKVNIKPLADRVLIEPMAAETKTASGIYIPDTAKEKPQQGKIVAVGPGTKDEKVTVKVGDTVLYGKYAGTELKLEGVDYLMMRESDVLAII, from the coding sequence ATGGCAAAAGTAAACATTAAACCATTGGCAGATAGGGTTCTTATCGAACCTATGGCTGCTGAAACCAAGACAGCATCGGGTATCTACATTCCAGATACGGCTAAAGAAAAACCTCAACAAGGCAAAATTGTTGCCGTAGGGCCTGGCACCAAAGACGAAAAGGTGACAGTAAAAGTTGGCGATACTGTATTGTATGGTAAATATGCTGGTACAGAGCTTAAGCTTGAAGGCGTTGATTATCTTATGATGCGCGAAAGTGACGTTTTGGCCATTATCTAA
- the groL gene encoding chaperonin GroEL (60 kDa chaperone family; promotes refolding of misfolded polypeptides especially under stressful conditions; forms two stacked rings of heptamers to form a barrel-shaped 14mer; ends can be capped by GroES; misfolded proteins enter the barrel where they are refolded when GroES binds), which produces MAKDIKFDIDARDGLRRGVDALANAVKVTLGPKGRNVIISKSFGGPQVTKDGVTVAKEIELADALENMGAQMVKEVASKTNDLAGDGTTTATVLAQAIVKEGLKNVAAGANPMDLKRGIDKAVDAIVEDLAKQSKKVGDSSEKIKQVASISANNDETIGELIAEAFGKVGKEGVITVEEAKGTDTYVDVVEGMQFDRGYLSPYFVTDSEKMTADLENPYILLFDKKISSMKDLLPVLEPVAQSGKPLLIIAEDVDGEALATLVVNKLRGSLKIAAVKAPGFGDRRKAMLEDIAILTGGTVISEERGFSLDNTTIDMLGTCEKVSIDKDNTTVVNGGGVQKDIKTRVNQIKSQIETTTSDYDKEKLQERLAKLAGGVAVLYVGAASEVEMKEKKDRVDDALHATRAAVEEGIVAGGGVALVRAKTVLSKVSVENADEETGLQIVARAIEAPLRTIVSNAGGEGSVVVAKILDGKADYGYDAKSEKYVEMFKAGIIDPKKVTRVALENAASVAGMILTTECALTDIKEDAPAAPPMGGGGMPGMM; this is translated from the coding sequence ATGGCAAAAGATATAAAGTTTGATATCGATGCACGCGACGGCCTTAGAAGAGGTGTCGATGCATTGGCAAATGCAGTTAAAGTAACTTTAGGACCAAAAGGTAGAAACGTAATCATCAGTAAATCTTTCGGTGGCCCACAGGTAACCAAGGATGGTGTTACAGTTGCAAAGGAAATTGAATTGGCCGACGCCCTTGAGAACATGGGTGCGCAAATGGTTAAGGAAGTTGCTTCCAAAACCAACGACCTTGCAGGTGACGGTACCACTACCGCCACTGTCCTTGCCCAAGCTATCGTAAAAGAAGGCTTGAAGAACGTAGCTGCAGGTGCAAATCCAATGGATTTGAAAAGAGGTATAGACAAAGCTGTTGATGCTATTGTTGAAGACCTGGCCAAACAATCTAAAAAAGTTGGCGATTCTTCAGAAAAAATCAAGCAAGTTGCTTCTATTTCCGCCAACAACGACGAGACCATTGGCGAATTGATCGCCGAGGCTTTCGGTAAGGTTGGTAAAGAAGGTGTAATCACCGTTGAAGAAGCCAAAGGAACCGATACTTACGTTGACGTTGTTGAAGGTATGCAGTTTGACAGAGGTTACCTTTCCCCATATTTTGTGACCGATTCCGAGAAAATGACTGCGGACCTAGAGAACCCATACATCTTGTTGTTCGACAAGAAAATCTCTTCAATGAAAGATTTGCTTCCCGTATTGGAGCCCGTTGCCCAATCAGGTAAACCTTTATTGATCATTGCCGAAGACGTTGACGGTGAAGCATTGGCTACCTTGGTAGTAAACAAACTTCGCGGATCCCTAAAAATTGCCGCTGTTAAAGCTCCAGGCTTCGGTGACAGAAGAAAGGCTATGTTGGAAGACATCGCTATCCTGACCGGTGGTACGGTAATCTCTGAAGAAAGAGGTTTCTCTTTAGACAATACCACTATCGATATGCTGGGTACTTGTGAAAAAGTTTCTATCGACAAAGACAACACAACCGTTGTTAATGGAGGTGGTGTTCAAAAAGACATCAAGACCCGAGTAAACCAAATCAAATCTCAAATCGAGACTACAACTTCTGATTACGACAAAGAAAAACTTCAAGAACGTTTGGCCAAATTGGCCGGTGGTGTTGCCGTACTTTATGTTGGTGCCGCTTCTGAAGTTGAAATGAAAGAGAAGAAAGATCGTGTTGACGATGCTTTGCATGCCACTAGAGCTGCCGTTGAAGAAGGTATCGTTGCCGGTGGTGGTGTAGCCTTGGTTCGTGCCAAAACCGTTCTTTCAAAAGTAAGCGTTGAAAACGCAGACGAAGAAACTGGTCTACAGATTGTTGCCCGTGCCATTGAAGCTCCACTTCGCACCATTGTTTCCAATGCTGGAGGCGAAGGTTCGGTAGTAGTTGCCAAAATATTGGACGGCAAGGCTGATTACGGTTACGATGCCAAATCTGAAAAATACGTTGAGATGTTCAAAGCAGGTATTATCGATCCTAAGAAGGTAACCCGTGTTGCATTGGAGAATGCCGCATCTGTTGCCGGTATGATCTTAACTACCGAATGCGCCTTGACAGACATTAAAGAAGATGCTCCTGCTGCACCACCAATGGGTGGAGGCGGAATGCCAGGTATGATGTAG
- a CDS encoding heavy-metal-associated domain-containing protein, with protein sequence MKTTIVTMVMTLMVMVTFAQDKNKKMTFDVNGKCAMCKARIEKAALNVKGVKYASWDIASHQLSLIMDERKTDPMKIKSAIVAVGHDTKELKATEEAYESVHPCCRYREDNTDDSGHH encoded by the coding sequence ATGAAGACAACGATCGTAACAATGGTAATGACCCTTATGGTCATGGTGACATTTGCACAAGACAAGAACAAGAAAATGACCTTTGATGTCAACGGAAAATGTGCCATGTGCAAGGCGCGTATAGAAAAGGCGGCCCTTAATGTAAAAGGGGTCAAGTACGCTTCATGGGATATAGCTTCACATCAATTGTCCCTTATCATGGATGAACGAAAAACAGACCCCATGAAAATTAAATCGGCTATCGTGGCGGTTGGACACGATACCAAGGAGCTTAAGGCTACGGAAGAGGCTTACGAGAGTGTGCATCCTTGTTGTAGATATAGGGAAGACAATACCGATGATAGTGGGCATCACTAA
- a CDS encoding TonB-dependent receptor, which translates to MNKYIVVWVAALLPWLAFSQEKVEGTVIDSGASNEQGLPGANVYWMNSQIGVVTDIDGKFSIPYKKEYNKLIVSYVGYESDTLAVNAPKTLRLRLKASNTLDEVVVQQKRDDIQKAYFSPQNVVTVNSAELLKAACCNLAESFETNPAIDVNLSDGLTGTKQIQMLGLTSPYLLITQENIPMVRGASQAYGLTFTPGTWIESIQITKGAGSVVNGYESISGQINTELVKPLTDNAIFVNGYGNENGRYELNTHFNKKLNEKWSTGLYIHGNKRTQKEDDNGDGFLDAPLADQINVMNRWQYQDPEKGWVSFFNVRFLNDGKQVGQVDFNPDTDKFTTHAWGSEINTRRFDTSLKLGYVFPELPFQSFGFQTAYSLHKQDSYFGFRTYDINHESIYTNLLFNSIIGDTRNKFKTGLSFAYDGYDELVNTTDYSREDKSVGAFMEYSYENLEKVSLTAGLRVDNHNRLGTFVTPRFHIRYTPWGQGSLRGSFGRGKRAANIFAENQQLFASSRQINILNEGGEVYGLEPEDAWNYGVSFLQGFNFLNKKGNIALDYYITDFKNQVVVDWENPQEVSFYNLDGGSKAKSFQVEVNYELLTGLDLRTAYKYYDVSTDYKSGNLQKPLQAQHRLFANLGYKTKVKENGSQWKFDYTLHSMGEKRLPNTASNPVAYQLAAYSSPYNHMNAQITKVFSNTFEIYVGGENLSNVQQDNPVLGADNPFGPNFDTTIIYAPIMGRMFYGGFRVKI; encoded by the coding sequence ATGAATAAATATATAGTAGTATGGGTAGCGGCGCTGTTGCCGTGGTTGGCTTTTTCACAGGAAAAAGTTGAAGGAACAGTCATCGATTCGGGGGCGTCAAATGAACAGGGGCTTCCGGGTGCCAACGTGTATTGGATGAATTCCCAAATCGGGGTGGTAACCGATATTGACGGAAAATTTTCCATTCCTTATAAAAAAGAGTACAATAAGTTGATCGTGAGTTATGTCGGATATGAGTCCGATACCTTAGCGGTCAACGCCCCCAAGACGCTTCGGTTGCGGTTAAAGGCTTCCAATACCTTGGATGAGGTGGTAGTGCAGCAAAAACGGGACGATATTCAGAAAGCCTATTTTAGTCCGCAGAACGTGGTTACGGTAAACAGTGCCGAATTGTTGAAGGCGGCCTGTTGTAATTTGGCCGAAAGTTTTGAGACCAACCCCGCCATAGATGTGAACCTATCCGATGGTTTAACGGGTACCAAGCAAATTCAGATGTTGGGGTTGACGAGTCCGTATTTGTTGATTACCCAAGAAAATATTCCCATGGTCCGCGGGGCTTCGCAGGCCTATGGCCTCACCTTTACGCCCGGAACCTGGATCGAAAGTATTCAGATTACCAAGGGGGCGGGAAGTGTGGTGAACGGATATGAGAGTATTTCGGGCCAGATCAATACCGAGTTGGTAAAACCCCTTACCGATAATGCCATTTTTGTGAATGGGTATGGGAATGAAAACGGACGCTATGAGCTGAATACGCATTTCAATAAAAAGCTTAACGAAAAGTGGAGTACGGGACTGTATATTCACGGAAACAAAAGAACCCAAAAGGAAGATGATAACGGAGACGGCTTTCTCGATGCTCCCCTGGCCGACCAGATCAATGTAATGAACCGATGGCAGTACCAAGATCCCGAAAAGGGATGGGTGAGCTTCTTTAACGTGCGCTTTTTGAATGATGGGAAGCAGGTCGGGCAGGTAGATTTTAATCCCGATACCGATAAGTTTACGACCCATGCATGGGGTAGCGAAATCAATACCCGAAGGTTCGATACTTCCTTGAAACTGGGCTACGTTTTTCCGGAATTGCCTTTTCAGAGTTTCGGCTTTCAAACGGCCTATAGCCTCCATAAGCAGGATTCGTACTTTGGATTTAGGACCTATGATATCAACCATGAGAGCATATACACCAATTTGCTTTTTAATTCGATTATCGGCGATACCCGAAATAAGTTTAAAACAGGACTCTCCTTTGCCTATGATGGATATGATGAGTTGGTGAATACAACGGATTATTCCCGGGAAGATAAGTCCGTCGGCGCTTTTATGGAGTACAGCTATGAGAACCTGGAAAAGGTAAGCTTGACGGCGGGCCTTCGTGTAGACAACCATAATAGGTTGGGCACTTTTGTAACCCCGAGGTTTCATATACGTTATACGCCATGGGGTCAAGGAAGCCTAAGGGGCTCTTTCGGAAGGGGCAAGCGTGCGGCCAATATCTTTGCCGAAAACCAACAATTGTTCGCATCGTCGCGGCAAATCAATATCTTGAACGAAGGAGGGGAGGTTTACGGGCTGGAGCCCGAAGATGCCTGGAACTACGGAGTGAGTTTTTTGCAAGGGTTTAATTTTCTGAATAAGAAAGGTAATATTGCCCTTGATTATTATATTACCGACTTTAAGAACCAGGTGGTTGTCGATTGGGAAAACCCACAAGAGGTGTCCTTCTACAATTTGGATGGCGGCAGCAAGGCGAAAAGTTTTCAGGTAGAGGTGAATTACGAACTCTTGACGGGACTTGATTTACGTACGGCTTATAAGTATTACGATGTATCCACGGATTACAAGAGCGGTAATTTGCAAAAGCCTTTACAGGCCCAGCATCGGCTTTTTGCCAATTTAGGGTATAAGACCAAGGTAAAGGAAAACGGTTCGCAGTGGAAATTTGACTATACCCTGCACAGTATGGGGGAAAAGAGATTGCCCAACACGGCCTCAAACCCTGTGGCCTATCAACTGGCGGCATATTCATCGCCGTACAACCATATGAATGCCCAGATAACAAAAGTGTTCTCCAATACGTTTGAAATATATGTAGGGGGTGAAAACCTGTCGAATGTACAGCAAGATAATCCGGTGTTGGGTGCCGATAATCCTTTTGGCCCTAATTTTGATACCACTATCATATACGCGCCTATAATGGGCCGAATGTTCTATGGCGGATTCAGGGTTAAAATTTAA
- a CDS encoding heavy metal translocating P-type ATPase, whose product MKETYHIHGMSCNGCRAHVEQTLSNVEGVAKVSVDLKKAEAVVEMDDQLSLADLQVAMEKDGGHYSIHELGAHHHEVEKARKVENGNGVFYCPMHCEGDKTYTEPGDCPVCGMDLVEEVSAVPSGAQEYTCPMHPEIVRDAPGDCPICGMDLVPKQADISAEEKSYNKLLHKFKVAVAFTLPIFIIAMSDMIPGNPLQDVLGRKYWNWIQFGLSLPVVFYATWMFFERAYRSVKTWNLNMFTLIGIGAGVAWLFSVFAILVPDFFPPQFKTDQGTVHVYFEAATVILTLVLFGQLLEARAHSKTNSAVKELLKLAPNKAVRVVDGKEETITIDQIVKGDLLRVKPGDKIPVDGIITEGESVVDESMITGEPVPVQKEEGATVHSGTINGKGSFIMKAEKVGAETLLSQIIDMVNKASRSQAPIQKLADKISGYFVPTVVFVSVVTFIVWVIFGPEPVYVYALVNAIAVLIIACPCALGLATPMSVMVGVGKGAQSGVLIKNAEALERMAKIDTLVIDKTGTITEGKPSVEGLYAVADFDSNKVLQYIVSLNQYSEHPLADATVQYGKAQGVAVLKVLDFDSVTGKGVRGKIGDESVVLGNEQMMVGSEVPISEALKSEVEVYQKQGKTVSYLAVNDKAAGYVVIGDKIKETSKKAIQKLQDSGIAVVMLTGDNWNTAKAVADALNLADFKAGMLPQDKLAEVERLQAQGKKVAVAGDGINDAPALAKSDVGIAMGTGTDVAIESAAITLVKGDLHGIVKAYGLSRAVMENIKQNLFFALIYNTVGIPIAAGVLYPVFGLLLSPMIAALAMSFSSVSVIANALRLRTKKIDE is encoded by the coding sequence ATGAAAGAGACCTATCATATACACGGAATGAGCTGTAATGGCTGTAGGGCCCACGTCGAGCAGACCTTGTCGAACGTCGAGGGGGTGGCCAAGGTGTCGGTCGATTTGAAAAAGGCCGAAGCGGTCGTGGAAATGGACGATCAATTGTCCTTGGCCGATTTACAAGTGGCTATGGAGAAGGATGGCGGACACTATTCCATTCACGAGCTAGGGGCGCACCACCATGAAGTTGAAAAAGCAAGGAAGGTGGAAAATGGCAATGGGGTTTTCTATTGCCCCATGCACTGTGAAGGCGATAAAACCTATACCGAACCCGGTGATTGTCCGGTTTGCGGAATGGATTTGGTGGAAGAGGTAAGTGCGGTGCCTAGCGGTGCCCAAGAATACACCTGCCCCATGCATCCTGAAATTGTACGTGACGCCCCGGGCGATTGCCCGATTTGTGGGATGGACTTGGTGCCTAAACAGGCCGATATATCCGCAGAGGAAAAGAGCTATAATAAATTGTTGCACAAGTTTAAGGTCGCCGTGGCCTTTACCTTGCCCATTTTTATCATTGCCATGTCCGATATGATACCGGGCAATCCGTTACAAGATGTCTTGGGACGGAAATATTGGAATTGGATCCAGTTCGGTCTTTCGCTTCCAGTGGTTTTTTATGCTACATGGATGTTTTTTGAACGGGCCTACCGATCGGTAAAAACATGGAACCTTAATATGTTCACCTTAATCGGTATCGGCGCAGGTGTGGCATGGTTGTTCAGTGTTTTTGCCATTTTGGTGCCCGATTTTTTTCCGCCCCAGTTCAAAACCGATCAAGGTACGGTACATGTGTATTTTGAGGCGGCCACGGTTATCTTGACCCTAGTTCTTTTTGGTCAGCTTTTAGAGGCCCGTGCCCATAGCAAAACCAACAGTGCGGTAAAAGAGTTGCTCAAATTGGCGCCCAATAAAGCTGTTCGTGTTGTTGATGGAAAAGAAGAGACCATTACCATCGATCAGATCGTAAAGGGCGATTTGCTTCGCGTAAAACCAGGGGATAAAATTCCTGTGGACGGAATTATTACGGAAGGTGAAAGTGTGGTGGACGAATCCATGATTACGGGTGAACCGGTACCTGTTCAAAAAGAGGAGGGCGCTACGGTGCATTCGGGAACCATAAACGGCAAGGGGTCTTTTATAATGAAGGCCGAAAAAGTGGGTGCGGAGACCTTGCTTTCACAGATTATCGATATGGTCAATAAGGCCAGTCGTAGTCAGGCCCCCATTCAGAAACTGGCCGATAAGATCTCGGGTTATTTTGTGCCTACGGTAGTCTTTGTTTCGGTGGTTACCTTTATTGTTTGGGTCATCTTTGGTCCCGAACCCGTCTATGTTTACGCCTTGGTAAATGCCATTGCCGTATTGATCATTGCCTGCCCTTGTGCTTTGGGTCTGGCTACGCCGATGTCGGTAATGGTAGGGGTTGGCAAAGGGGCGCAATCGGGCGTCTTGATAAAAAATGCCGAGGCCCTCGAGCGTATGGCCAAGATAGATACCCTGGTCATAGATAAGACAGGGACCATTACCGAGGGAAAACCTTCGGTGGAAGGGCTGTATGCAGTTGCCGACTTTGACAGCAACAAGGTGTTGCAATATATCGTTTCCTTGAACCAATACAGTGAGCACCCGCTGGCCGATGCTACCGTGCAATACGGTAAGGCCCAGGGCGTAGCTGTCTTAAAGGTGCTTGATTTTGATTCCGTTACCGGAAAAGGGGTGCGGGGGAAAATTGGTGATGAATCCGTGGTTTTGGGCAATGAGCAAATGATGGTCGGGTCTGAAGTCCCTATTTCCGAGGCCTTGAAATCCGAGGTCGAGGTATATCAAAAACAAGGTAAAACGGTGTCGTATCTGGCAGTAAACGATAAGGCGGCAGGATATGTGGTAATTGGCGACAAGATCAAGGAGACCAGTAAAAAGGCCATTCAAAAGCTGCAGGATTCGGGTATTGCCGTGGTTATGTTGACAGGTGATAACTGGAATACGGCGAAGGCTGTTGCCGATGCGTTGAACCTGGCCGATTTTAAGGCGGGTATGCTTCCGCAAGACAAACTTGCCGAGGTAGAGCGCTTACAGGCCCAAGGAAAAAAAGTGGCCGTGGCCGGAGATGGTATCAATGATGCTCCTGCATTGGCCAAGAGCGATGTGGGCATCGCCATGGGCACGGGTACCGATGTGGCTATCGAAAGTGCGGCGATTACCTTGGTAAAGGGCGATTTGCACGGTATTGTAAAAGCTTATGGGTTGAGCCGTGCGGTTATGGAAAATATCAAGCAGAATCTCTTTTTCGCCTTGATCTACAATACGGTGGGCATACCCATAGCCGCTGGGGTATTGTACCCGGTATTTGGCTTGTTGTTATCACCCATGATTGCGGCCTTGGCCATGAGCTTTAGCTCGGTTTCGGTCATAGCGAACGCCTTGCGTTTGCGGACCAAAAAAATAGATGAATAG
- a CDS encoding AraC family transcriptional regulator has protein sequence MKTVFHIKNMVCDRCKMIVSQSFEALGATLVDVELGAVTVASDKAFDHGRLRQVLENKGFELMADKTDIVIEQIKAALIDFVDSEKSGDEINVSVFLSGKLNREYSYLSKLFSRREGISIEKYVIHLKTEKAKELIQMNELSFSEIAYALGYKSSSHLARQFKSVTGYSMTEYKNMGNWERKSLDQIV, from the coding sequence ATGAAAACAGTTTTTCATATTAAAAATATGGTCTGTGATCGGTGCAAAATGATTGTTTCGCAGTCGTTTGAGGCCTTGGGCGCGACACTTGTTGATGTTGAGCTGGGCGCGGTTACCGTTGCTTCCGACAAGGCCTTCGACCACGGGCGACTTCGCCAGGTCTTGGAAAATAAGGGCTTTGAATTGATGGCCGATAAAACCGATATTGTAATCGAACAGATCAAGGCCGCACTTATCGATTTTGTCGATTCCGAAAAGTCGGGCGACGAGATCAATGTTTCCGTTTTCCTATCGGGAAAGCTCAACCGCGAATACTCTTATTTAAGCAAGCTTTTTAGTAGAAGGGAAGGTATTTCCATAGAAAAGTATGTCATTCACCTGAAAACGGAAAAGGCCAAGGAATTGATCCAGATGAACGAATTGAGCTTTTCTGAAATTGCCTATGCCCTGGGCTATAAAAGTAGCAGCCATTTGGCCCGGCAGTTTAAGTCGGTTACGGGGTATTCAATGACGGAATACAAGAACATGGGGAATTGGGAGCGCAAATCCCTTGACCAAATTGTATAA
- a CDS encoding HYC_CC_PP family protein: protein MKEKLHRCLSCLMAIVLLLSTTSFKVEKHYCMGHLVDVAFFVDAQDCGMDMPLGDDMPASVEKSSCCASEVIAMEGQNDVKPSFNDFQLDQKVFLVAYTYSYIGLFEPLTKRNQTYAQYHPPKIVENIQLLDQVFLI, encoded by the coding sequence ATGAAAGAAAAACTACATCGTTGTCTTTCTTGCCTTATGGCAATTGTACTCTTGCTTTCTACCACTTCGTTCAAGGTAGAGAAGCACTATTGTATGGGGCATTTGGTAGATGTTGCTTTTTTTGTCGATGCCCAGGATTGTGGTATGGATATGCCATTGGGTGATGACATGCCCGCATCTGTTGAAAAATCGTCATGCTGTGCCAGCGAAGTAATCGCCATGGAAGGGCAGAACGATGTAAAACCTTCTTTTAACGACTTCCAGCTAGATCAAAAAGTGTTTTTGGTCGCTTATACATATTCTTATATTGGCTTGTTTGAACCTTTGACAAAAAGGAACCAGACCTATGCACAATATCATCCTCCTAAGATTGTCGAGAACATCCAGTTGCTCGACCAGGTTTTTCTGATCTGA
- a CDS encoding GAF domain-containing protein: MFNELRTKASAILNTTDLTVDQRLQELCELLKETVPHYDWVGFYFKNGDKEELKLGPYAGAPTDHTIIPFGKGICGQVAVSNQNFVVPDVQAQDNYIACSITVKAEIVVPLFIDGANVGQIDIDSNTPDPFTEEDERFLEFINAEVAKIYTL; this comes from the coding sequence ATGTTCAACGAATTACGCACCAAGGCCAGCGCCATCCTCAACACTACCGATCTAACCGTAGACCAACGCCTTCAAGAGCTTTGCGAGCTATTAAAGGAAACCGTACCCCACTATGATTGGGTAGGCTTCTATTTTAAGAACGGCGACAAGGAAGAGCTAAAACTCGGCCCCTATGCCGGCGCACCTACGGATCACACCATCATACCTTTCGGCAAGGGAATTTGTGGCCAAGTTGCCGTTTCAAACCAGAACTTCGTGGTTCCGGACGTACAGGCCCAAGACAATTATATTGCCTGCAGCATTACGGTCAAGGCCGAAATTGTTGTCCCCTTGTTCATTGACGGAGCGAATGTGGGACAGATCGACATCGACTCGAACACCCCTGACCCATTTACGGAAGAAGACGAGCGCTTTCTGGAATTCATCAATGCCGAAGTAGCCAAAATCTACACTTTATAG
- the purH gene encoding bifunctional phosphoribosylaminoimidazolecarboxamide formyltransferase/IMP cyclohydrolase: MSIKKASSALISVFHKDGLEPIIKKFQELGITIYSTGGTEKFIKELGVDVIPVEDVTSYPSILGGRVKTLHPKVFGGILNRQDNESDVAQLEEFEIPQIDIVIVDLYPFEKTVASGASEQDIIEKIDIGGISLIRAAAKNFKDVLCVSSMEDYSDFLEVISNGNGSTSLEDRKRFAAKSFNVSSHYDTAIYNYFNGEQQEATLKISESKGQVLRYGENPHQKGFFFGDFDSMFDKLHGKELSYNNLLDVDAAVNLMSEFKNDAPTFAILKHNNACGLAQRETIHQAYVDALAGDPVSAFGGILISNVEIDKATAEEIHGLFCEVVIAPSYSAEALEILKGKKNRIILIQNDVALPETLVRTCLNGYLVQDKDYRTDTLDELQYVTDSKPSERELEDLLFASKLCKHTKSNTIVLAKNKQLCASGTGQTSRVDALNQAIHKAKTFNFDLEGAVMASDAFFPFPDCVEIANKSGISSVIQPGGSIKDQLSIDYCNENNVSMVMTGTRHFKH, translated from the coding sequence ATGAGCATCAAAAAAGCTTCTTCCGCACTTATTTCCGTATTCCATAAAGATGGATTGGAACCGATCATCAAAAAATTTCAAGAACTCGGTATTACGATATACTCCACCGGGGGAACGGAAAAATTCATAAAAGAGCTTGGCGTTGATGTAATACCCGTTGAAGATGTAACCAGTTACCCTTCCATTTTAGGGGGTAGGGTAAAAACATTACACCCCAAAGTTTTTGGGGGAATCTTGAACCGACAAGACAACGAAAGTGATGTTGCCCAGTTGGAAGAGTTTGAAATACCCCAGATAGATATCGTTATCGTAGACCTCTATCCTTTTGAAAAAACCGTTGCCAGTGGTGCTTCGGAACAAGATATTATTGAAAAAATCGACATAGGTGGCATTTCGCTTATCCGCGCAGCCGCCAAAAACTTCAAAGACGTACTCTGCGTTTCTTCCATGGAAGACTATTCAGACTTCCTAGAGGTCATCTCGAACGGCAACGGAAGTACCAGTCTTGAAGACCGCAAACGATTTGCAGCCAAGTCGTTCAATGTTTCCTCCCACTACGATACCGCCATTTACAATTACTTTAACGGCGAGCAGCAAGAAGCTACGCTTAAAATAAGCGAATCTAAAGGCCAGGTATTGCGTTATGGGGAAAACCCCCACCAAAAAGGGTTTTTCTTTGGCGATTTCGACTCTATGTTCGACAAATTGCACGGAAAGGAACTTTCGTACAACAACCTCTTAGATGTTGATGCAGCCGTCAACCTCATGAGCGAATTCAAGAACGACGCCCCTACCTTTGCCATTTTAAAACACAACAACGCTTGTGGCCTTGCCCAACGCGAAACCATTCACCAAGCCTATGTAGATGCCTTGGCCGGTGATCCGGTATCGGCTTTTGGCGGCATCTTGATCAGCAATGTAGAGATCGACAAAGCTACGGCCGAAGAAATCCACGGCCTATTCTGTGAAGTGGTCATCGCACCGAGCTATTCTGCCGAAGCCCTTGAAATATTAAAAGGTAAAAAGAACAGGATCATTCTGATCCAAAACGACGTGGCCTTGCCAGAGACTTTGGTCAGGACATGCCTTAACGGATATTTGGTTCAAGACAAAGATTACAGGACCGACACCCTTGACGAATTACAGTACGTAACCGACTCAAAACCATCGGAACGCGAATTGGAAGACCTTCTTTTTGCTTCAAAGTTGTGCAAGCACACCAAATCGAACACCATAGTGCTTGCAAAAAACAAACAATTATGTGCTAGCGGAACTGGACAGACCTCTCGCGTAGATGCCTTAAACCAAGCGATTCACAAGGCAAAAACATTTAATTTCGACCTTGAAGGGGCCGTAATGGCGAGCGATGCGTTCTTTCCTTTCCCAGATTGTGTAGAAATAGCCAATAAAAGTGGTATTTCTAGCGTTATACAGCCGGGCGGGTCTATAAAAGACCAATTAAGTATCGATTATTGTAATGAAAACAATGTATCTATGGTAATGACGGGAACACGTCATTTCAAGCATTAA